Proteins from a genomic interval of bacterium:
- the csrA gene encoding carbon storage regulator CsrA produces MLILTRKSGEVIRIGDEIAIRVLEVRGNQVRIGVDAPAKVRIYREEIYRAIQRENEDAAVTERARLDEATELWKQRQQEKP; encoded by the coding sequence ATGCTCATACTGACACGGAAGTCGGGAGAGGTGATCCGGATCGGCGACGAGATCGCGATCCGGGTGCTCGAGGTTCGAGGCAATCAGGTTCGGATCGGGGTCGACGCCCCGGCGAAGGTCCGCATCTACCGCGAAGAGATCTACCGAGCCATCCAGCGAGAGAACGAGGACGCGGCCGTCACCGAGCGGGCCCGTCTCGACGAGGCCACCGAGCTGTGGAAGCAGCGACAGCAGGAGAAACCGTGA